AATTCCTGAGCGAACGTGTTGATTCGTAACAGCCTGTAACAATTCATGTGCTCAGAAGCAGAGTGGAAAATTCCGACATGAAAAACAACGCCCAGGAAGTGCTTTTTCATATGACAGCCTCAGGACGGCTTGCTGGACCAGGATGCATGATGAAACAAAACTTTCAAAAAGGCGGGTTTCTGATGAAACTCCTTTTGGATTTCAGGGCAGATTCCTGAAACCCAGTGCGTGGCAGGGGTCCCTGATATGACCCGATGAGCACTTGAAAGGGCTAAAACGGCAGCAAGGAGAAAGGTTTTCTGAGATTCAGCCCTAAGAATTGGGGCCGATTTCCAGCACAATCATCCTGGGTGCGCGGAAATCTGGGTTCAACACATTGGTCAAACGTTTTCCCAGAAAAAGACCGGGCCATGAAGAGGCCCCATCTCCTGTTTTTTGATCCTGACTGTCAGATCTCTCCTGGCTTGCAAGGTTCTGCCACCTTTCAAGGCTCTGCCCTTCCTGCAACTTGAGCAGCACCTGAGAAAAAAAGGCCTCCCAGAGGGAGGCCATCAAACAACACAAGACCTTAGCCTTTGACCCCACTGCCAATGGCGGCCCCTTCCACAAAGTACTTCTGGAAGGCGAAGAAAATGATGATCACCGGGAGCATCACCAGAATGCTGGCGGCCATCAGGTACTGCCACTGCACTTCCGAAGCAGTGCGAAAGAACTGCAGGCCGACCTGCAGGGTGTAGAGTTTGTCGCTGTTCAGGTACAGCAGAGGACCCACATAGGAATCCCAGGTGCCCTCAAAGGTGAAGATGGCGACGGTGGCCAGGGCAGGTTTGGAAAGGGGAACCATCACCTTCCACCAGATCCACAGGTCGTTGGCTCCGTCCACCCGTGCAGCTTCAGAGAGTTCGTTGGGGATGCCCAGGTAGAACTGCCTGAGCAGGAAGGTGAAGAAGGCCCCTGCAAAGTAGCTTGGCACAATCAGGGGGAGGTAGCTGCCCACCCATCCCAGTTTGGAAAACAGGATGTACTGGGGAATCATGGTCACCATGCCGGGAATCATCATGGTGGAGAGCAGGATGGTGAAGAGGATGTTTCTACCTGGGAAACGCAGTTTGGCAAACCCATACGCAGCCAGAGAGCAGGACAGCAACGTTCCCACAATCACTGCAGCCGTATAAAGGGTGGTGTTGATGGTGTACCGGGTGAAGGGCGCAAGGGTCCAGGCCTGCACGAAGTTTTCCCACTTGATGGGGCTCGGAATCCAGATGGGAGGATTGGCATACACCTGCACATCTGGCTTCAGGGCGGTGGAAAGCATCCAGAGCGCGGGGAACAGGATTAAAGCACTGATGATCACCAGCAGCACGAATGCCATAAACTTGCCCACCCGGTCAATGAATCGGGAGCCTGTGCCTCCTCTTCTGGTGGTGGCGATGGGGAGATTGTCGGTGGTCATTCTTTGGCCTCACCTTCGTAGTACACCCAGCGTCTGGAGAAGTGGTTCTGGACCAGCGTGATTGCCAGGGTGATGAACAGCAGAATCCAGGCCATGGCAGAGGCATAACCCATCTTGTAGTCTCCGAAGGCGGTCTGCCACATGTAGAGCCCGTAGAAGAGGGTGGAGTAGGACGGTCCACCTTTTCCTCCTTCCGACATGATCAGGGCCGCTTCCCAGAATTGCAGGGCGGCACTGATCC
This sequence is a window from Deinococcus cellulosilyticus NBRC 106333 = KACC 11606. Protein-coding genes within it:
- a CDS encoding carbohydrate ABC transporter permease; the encoded protein is MTTDNLPIATTRRGGTGSRFIDRVGKFMAFVLLVIISALILFPALWMLSTALKPDVQVYANPPIWIPSPIKWENFVQAWTLAPFTRYTINTTLYTAAVIVGTLLSCSLAAYGFAKLRFPGRNILFTILLSTMMIPGMVTMIPQYILFSKLGWVGSYLPLIVPSYFAGAFFTFLLRQFYLGIPNELSEAARVDGANDLWIWWKVMVPLSKPALATVAIFTFEGTWDSYVGPLLYLNSDKLYTLQVGLQFFRTASEVQWQYLMAASILVMLPVIIIFFAFQKYFVEGAAIGSGVKG